ATGGAGGATTTATGTATATCCACCAGGAAAAAACCTCGCAAAAGATGAGTATCAAGGAAAGAATGCTGATCGAAGTACAGAAATCCATAGAAACAGCTTATGCGGTATGTGATCTGCTTGATCTATACGATGTAGATCTGGAAGTTCATGCAGACATCAATACCAATCCGATGTTCAAATCCAATAAAGCATTGAATGAGGCTATGGGTTATATTCTAAGTATGGGGTTTATTTTCAAAGCTAAACCAGAGGCTTTTGCCAGCTCAACCTGTGCAGATAAAATGGTTCATTAGCAAAACCGGCTTACCAGCTTTTAGTAGAAACTGTACCAGCGGGTTTGTTAAGCGGTTTGGCTTGCTGCACTGCAGACAGATATTCTTTGAATTCAGCAGCAAAGGCAGCCGATTGTCGGCCCGCATCACTCACATAAAAAGACCACTCTCCCGCGTTTAATTTACCCGGGCTTTTTTCTAGCGGTGACCCTTTAACTGTTGAAGGCACAAAATTGCCATAGCGATCCCGGTGATAAGGAATAAATACAAAATCCGTTAGCCAGAATCTGTATTTTTCTCCTTTAATTTCAAAAGTAAGATTATACCATAATTCACCAGAGGGATGAGATAATACAAATGCCGTTTTATTAATTATAAATCTGCCACTTCTCTCAAAAAATGTACTGTCAGATTTTATCCCTGTCAGCTTTTTTTGCTTAAAAAACAATTTCGCCCTGTAAATCAAAGAGTCAACCGGCACAGAATTTCCGGTAATCACTTCATAATGGATATATTTTCCTCTTTCATCTTTTTCCAGGACTTCTCCTGTTTTTTTGATTTGTGCAGTTGAAGCTAATGAAACCGTCAGCAGTAACAGTAATAGAAAAACACCAGGCCTTCCAGCCTGATGCTTTTCAAAAGAATAGTTGAATTTAAAATGCATATACCGCAGCTAATGAAAATTGAGAAGCACTCTTTGTAGGATCAAGATTATTCTTAACAAACCGGGTAGTAGAACCATTATCAAATCTAACCTCCGGAATAAAAGTCAATCCGCCAGCTTTTAAGTTAGCCGTTAAAGTAACAGACTTAACGTTCGAACCTTTTAGCTCAGGAACATCCTTTGTTTCAAAATATTCTCCCCTCAGACCTAATGAAAAGTTTGTGGTAAAGGCATTCTGTAAATAAAGTGCAGCTCCGCTATACCCCCCGTTTTGATTAGTTACGGAATAATCAGCTGCATTTAAACCGATCTTAACCTTTTCAGTTACCTGGTAGGCCGTAGTCAAATCGTAGATTGTCCCCGTTCCTGTAGCTCCGGCTGCCTTTCCAGTTAAAACATTCAGATAAGCAGTCCATCCATCTGCAGGAACAACAGTAAGCTGGGCGCCGAAATGTGTAACTCCATTCACATCTTTATAGACATTCCAGTCATTAAATAATCCCGCCATTAATGCAATTTTCGGAGAGAAAACATAATTGGCTCTTATACCTGCATTCTGAAATGGCCCGTTTGTGAACAGATAAGAAGTGGAGTAGTTGAAATTACCTGTAGGTACAATTACTTCATAACCAATAAATGTACTCATATATCCTGCTGTTACGGATAACTTACCAGTAACAGCGTATGACATATACAAATTCTGAATATGAAAAGAATTGTCAGCATTTCCCGTCTCTCCTTCGCCGTTAGGAATTGAACCATATTGTCCCCGTGGCCCGAAAGATAACTCTCCTACAAAAGATGCCTTTCCTGTTGTCTTCTTTAAAGCCAGATCAATCATTCCAATTGATACTGAGTTCTGATCATTCGCAAAGCTCGTCCCAATATTCGGCTTTCCGGAGAAATCATACTTGTAATAAACATCAGCCGATCCGGAAATCTGCAGCGGCGTTGATGTGGTCGTTTCCTGAGCATACGTGGCAGCGCTCATGGTCAGGGCAGAAAGCGTGAATAAAGATCTAATTTTCATATGGGTTGGTTAGGTTGGTTGCATGCAAAAGGTATAGTCAGCTCAGACTAATGGAGACTGCTCCATTTCAAGTCCGGTTGAAGCGACAATCAAAGTACCCTGAGTATATTTCTCATTATGCTGACTTGCATCAAGCCCTTCTTCTTCCTCTTCAGAAGTTACACGAATAGGCTGAATGACATTAATCAGTTTAAAAATCAGAAAAGACACTACAAAACTAAATACAGCTACAATCAGCACTCCTTTTAATTGTGTTAAAAAGAAATCCGCATTCCCGTAGAACAATCCATCAGCACCCGCTGGATTTACTGTTTTAGTCGCAAATACACCTGTCAGTAACATCCCAACAATTCCACCAACACCATGACATGGAAATACATCCAGTGTATCATCAAGACTGGTTTTAGATTTCCACATCACTGCCAGATTAGAAATAATCGCTGCAGCAACACCAATAAAAATACTATGTGGAATAGCCACAAAACCAGCTCCGGGAGTAATAGCTACAAGTCCAACTACCGCACCTATGCAAAAGCCAAGCACAGAAGGTTTTTTCCCTCTTAACACATCAAAAAACATCCAGGAAAGACCAGCAGCACCGGCAGCTATGTTTGTTGTAGCAAAAGCAGATACAGCTAAACTGTTTGCTCCTAATGCCGAACCAGCATTAAATCCAAACCAGCCAAACCATAAAAGTCCTGTACCAATTAATACATAAGGAATATTTGCAGGAGGAATTTCCTGATGATCCTGGTGCACTTTTCTTCTTTTAAGTACAAGCGCTCCTGCGAGCGCTGCCATACCAGCCGAAATATGCACTACAGTTCCACCGGCAAAATCCAGTACCCCCATTTTAAACAGGATACCGTCAGGATGCCATGTCCAGTGTGCCAGTGGCGAATAAACAAAAATAGCAAACAGAACAATGAACAGAATATAAGAGGTAAAACGAATACGTTCGGCAACAGCTCCCACGACTAACCCAGGAGTAATAATAGCAAACATCAACTGGAACAATGCAAATAAGGTTAATGGAATCGTTGGCGCAAGACTCCATGCCGGCCCGGAATTAACCCCCTGAAAAAACAGGAAAGTAGACGGATTTCCTATCAGACCATGAATACTTTCGCCAAAGGCGAGACTAAAGCCGACCGTCACCCATAATACACTGATTACACCCGCAGACACTATACTTTTAATCATAGTTGAGATCACATTTTTCCTGTGAACCATACCACCATAGAAAAAAGCAAGACCTGGTGTCATCAGAAACACTAAGGCCGTAGCTACTAAAATCCATGCAATATCAGCCGCATTGTATTTTCCCGCATCAAAATCAGCATGTAACGGAACAAAAAGCGCTGCGATTGAAACAATCGCAAGAATAATGAATGGAACAACCTGTTTAAATAGTACTTTACTCATATAATTTATGTTTTTATTGGTTTATTTGTTGATTTATCATAAAAATAACAATAAAATTCAATAAAAAACAACACAAACAACCAATAAATACAAAAACGACAATACGAATCACATTAAAATCAACAAAAATTCACAAAAACAAGTAATAAAAATTCATTATTCGAATTTTAACACAAAAACACCAGTAATAATTTAAAATAAATTCAAAAAACACATTAAAAATATATCATAATCGTTTTTCTTCAGTTTTATGATAAAAATTACTAACAACCAATTTTTAAACTGTTTATAAGTAGATTGCATCTTTGCTGATCAGAATACATATGAAAGCCTTCCATCTCAAATTCTCTCAATTTCTTCCCATAACTTTGTCCGAAGCCTGGGATTTCTTTTCCTCTCCGGCAAACCTGGCTAAAATCACTCCGGAAGAAATGGCTTTTACAGTCACTTCGCCTATGCAGCATGATCAGAAGATGTATGCAGGAATGATTATTACCTATAAGGTATCACCAGTGGCAGGCATTCAATTAAACTGGATGACAGAAATTACTCAGGTAAATGATTATCAATATTTTATTGATGAGCAGCGTTTTGGTCCATATAAATTCTGGCACCATCAGCACCACTTTAAACAGATACCTGGCGGTGTGGAGATGACAGATATACTTACCTATGGATTACCATTCGGATTTTTCGGAAATATAGCCAACAGGCTGTTCGTAGCCCGCAAATTACAGCAGATCTTTAATTT
This portion of the Pedobacter lusitanus genome encodes:
- a CDS encoding ammonium transporter, with translation MSKVLFKQVVPFIILAIVSIAALFVPLHADFDAGKYNAADIAWILVATALVFLMTPGLAFFYGGMVHRKNVISTMIKSIVSAGVISVLWVTVGFSLAFGESIHGLIGNPSTFLFFQGVNSGPAWSLAPTIPLTLFALFQLMFAIITPGLVVGAVAERIRFTSYILFIVLFAIFVYSPLAHWTWHPDGILFKMGVLDFAGGTVVHISAGMAALAGALVLKRRKVHQDHQEIPPANIPYVLIGTGLLWFGWFGFNAGSALGANSLAVSAFATTNIAAGAAGLSWMFFDVLRGKKPSVLGFCIGAVVGLVAITPGAGFVAIPHSIFIGVAAAIISNLAVMWKSKTSLDDTLDVFPCHGVGGIVGMLLTGVFATKTVNPAGADGLFYGNADFFLTQLKGVLIVAVFSFVVSFLIFKLINVIQPIRVTSEEEEEGLDASQHNEKYTQGTLIVASTGLEMEQSPLV
- a CDS encoding porin, giving the protein MKIRSLFTLSALTMSAATYAQETTTSTPLQISGSADVYYKYDFSGKPNIGTSFANDQNSVSIGMIDLALKKTTGKASFVGELSFGPRGQYGSIPNGEGETGNADNSFHIQNLYMSYAVTGKLSVTAGYMSTFIGYEVIVPTGNFNYSTSYLFTNGPFQNAGIRANYVFSPKIALMAGLFNDWNVYKDVNGVTHFGAQLTVVPADGWTAYLNVLTGKAAGATGTGTIYDLTTAYQVTEKVKIGLNAADYSVTNQNGGYSGAALYLQNAFTTNFSLGLRGEYFETKDVPELKGSNVKSVTLTANLKAGGLTFIPEVRFDNGSTTRFVKNNLDPTKSASQFSLAAVYAF
- a CDS encoding ribonuclease H-like YkuK family protein, producing the protein MTWKKFNGEVIHLPILEEVEKAIIRETENGYHLKVCVGTDSQVKGAFTDFATVIVLLREQHGGFMYIHQEKTSQKMSIKERMLIEVQKSIETAYAVCDLLDLYDVDLEVHADINTNPMFKSNKALNEAMGYILSMGFIFKAKPEAFASSTCADKMVH
- a CDS encoding SRPBCC family protein encodes the protein MKAFHLKFSQFLPITLSEAWDFFSSPANLAKITPEEMAFTVTSPMQHDQKMYAGMIITYKVSPVAGIQLNWMTEITQVNDYQYFIDEQRFGPYKFWHHQHHFKQIPGGVEMTDILTYGLPFGFFGNIANRLFVARKLQQIFNFRKQKTIELFGDYTIATAGT